The Hypanus sabinus isolate sHypSab1 chromosome 24, sHypSab1.hap1, whole genome shotgun sequence genome contains the following window.
GTCCAGGGAGCAACTCATTGTCACAACTCTGTGTCCTGCCCTGAAACCCTCCTTCTCCACACAGCTTTGGCCAGAATTAAAATTATACCAAATTCCAAGGTGGTGAAAGCAAGCGTCAGCATCCACTTATTTCTTGTTGGAACATCTTCCGTTTTCATTTCTGTGGAGGGAAGGAAAACGTTCTGCATTACTCCAGGTTTCTGTTTAACGTACATTCATCATCAGAGAGAAATGATATCTCAGAATGTTACCTATTGATCTTTGGGATGGAGCCTCAAGATAATTTCACAGAtccaaaagtctctggctatccactcttatcatcttgtatacctctaccaagtcTCATCCTCTTTCTCCCCAAAGAAAagaagccctagctcgctcagccTGGACAcgcgctctaatccaggcagcatcctcgtaaaactcctttgcatcctctcgaaagcttccacgtccttcctataaggAGGCCATtggaactgagcacaatatttcaagtgtggtctaaccagggttttatagaactgcaacattacctcatggctcttgaactcagtcccctaaTTAATGAAGGGCAACACTCCATACTCTTCCTTCACCACCCTAGGAACTTTAAGGGATCTATAGtccctaagatccctctgctccgccctgctaagaattctgccattaGCCCTGTAACCTACAATGGCctgctacactatccacaactccaccaaccttcatgtcatctgcaaactcactaacccatccttccacttcctcatccaagtaatttatagaaatcacaaagaggggtctcagaacagatccctgtggaaaactacctccaggcagaatactcccCATGTATTACTACCCTCCATGCCCCGTGGGgaagccaattctaaatccacacagccaagctTCCATGGATCTCACGCCTCCTGAAGTTGTAGATGGGCCCTCAATGGGGACCTCACTGAACACCTTACTAAGCCCCACCCGCACTACATGCGTCAGTGTTTCTCAAAAAAAATGTCGATCAGGCTCTTGGCAAGCACAACAGCCTGACCTATTATTCACACAGGtctagaacaccttggggttttccttagtgCTACCTGCTAAGACCTGCTCATGTCCCCTGCTAGCTCTCCCAAatccggaggagctcagcaggtgtgGTAGCACCTGTGGAACTGAATAGACAGTCGACACTTCGGGCCGAGAAGGAGGATGGAACCTGGGGGAGGCGGGAAgatgtaaaaggtcagagtgggaattGGAGGGGTAGTAGAGGAGGAAagcaaacatttcaattccaattcccattcccattctgacatgttggtccatgacctcctcttgtgccaggatgaggccaccctcagggtggaggagcaacaccttatattccgtctgggtgggtagtctccatcctgatggtatgaaccccacttcttctattccccagcctggcctctgacctcttctcacctgcctatcacctccccctgggtcccctccttccctttctcctatcgtccacactcctctcctatcaggttcttcctctcctgccctttacctttcccacccaccatgagagtgtggaatgagctgcgagTGCAAGTGGTGCTTTGAGCTCGATTTCaacctttaagagaagtttgcatgtgcacatggatggtaggggcatggagggatatggtcccagtgcaggaggtttaaatggtttagcatgcactagatggaccaaagggcctgtttctgtgttgtactttttttTATCAGTCTTTGACAAAGCATGCTGACAAACTGACTTGCCAAATTTATAGAAATCCAAACCCTGAGTATTTTCCCCATTAATTTCCCTACCACTCATGTACTGAAAGGCCCATCAGCCTGCAGGTTAAATGGCAAAACTAGTCAACATACCTATGGAAAGATCAAAAGTTCTTGAAACTGACTGATGTAAAACTTCATTTCTTAAAATGAACATGTAGCCAGAACTCTTGTTGACATCGCTGACTCTCAGAACGCTCTGCAGTAAGTATAAGCCATTGGCATCTTGTTGGTATAAGGTCTCAGACTGAGAGGAAATATTCTCCCTTTCGTTATCGTACCAAGAAACAGTGGCTGCGGGATAACCTCTGGACTTGAACATAAATACCATCGCTGATGGAGTTAATCTGATAAACAGGTTAGGTTCCTCATAGTAAGCTGTGGAataaaagatttagaaataaagtCGAAACTGGTCATAAAAATAATTCCAGTCAGAAACTTTGTTACAATAAAGAACAGTGCATGATTGTGTCATAAAAGAGTTGCAGACATGTAGGACAATAACAAGCTAAAGATAATTGCTGAGAAAATACTCAATTTATTGAAATATCCAAACAATTTTATCTGAGATTATCACCCACCAATACACCGCTGGCCACTGTCAAAACGAAGTGGAATTTAAGATGTGAAGCTTAAGTTTTCAGTAAGGCCACGATAGATTCTTAAATTGCCTGAGCTCTTGCATCAAACTCAGGGCCTCTACCCTGGTTTACAGCCTCTGGGGGAGAGGCATCTGAGCTGGTGTAGTCCCCTGGGGATGGTGTGCTGCACCATCCGGCTGGAGTTGGGGTGTTCACTCGGTGACCGAAGTCAAGCGCTTTTGTGGTCGACTGAAGATTTCAATGGACTGAAGTGTCTGGACCATCTACAATTATATTTTGCGTGGTGGCGGTGTCCAGGCTGGAGTATACAGGCTCGACCGTGGGTTGGTGGCACGAGTTTTTGATTCTTTTATTGTGTGATTTGTGATACCATcttgtgtgtgctttgtgctgtgggtgactgttggtactgtgttttgcacctgaccctggagtaatgctgtctcgtttggctgtattcatgtatggttgaatgacaattaaacttgaattgaaaagCAGGAACGAGTGGAACACAGAATTTCCACCCTGTGCACACCTTCTCTGACAAAAATAGGTGCTGAAATCAGGCAGCAGTTACAGAGAGGCGATATTTCAGGTTGACAACCTCAtggttcaaattaaatttatattGAGGTATGTATggatcaccatataccaccctcagattcattttactgcaggcattcacaataaaataaaaagaaatacaaCGAATCGTTTGAGTCAATCAcacagactgacaagcaaccaatgtgcaaaaagacaaaCAGGGCAAATACATAAAAAAATTAATGAACAAAGAACTaatactgagttgtagagtccataggttgtggaaacagttgtAGTGTGTGCAGTTATCCagaatggttcaggagcctgatggttgaggggtagtaactgctcctgaggctcctgtaccttctacctgatggcagcagagcatGGCCTTGAAGGTGGGGGACCTTGATTACagaagctgctttcctgtggtAACGCTCCTTGTAAATATGCCCAGTTTTTCACCAGAATTGAGACATGTTTGACATCAAAGACACAATAAGATGTAGAGAACAAAGGGAGCATCTCTGATATACATCATGgcttgctatggaaacaccattaTCCAGGAAAGGAAAACTCTgccaaaagtggtggatacagccctgtcCTCACTGGCAAAGCCCTCCCATTCATTTAGCACATTTACTAGGAGCACTACCAcgagaaaacagcatccatcatcaatgaaCCCCCTCCCCTGCCCCCCCTTCCAGGTCACGCactcttctcgctactaccatcgggcaggaggtagaggagccttaggtcccacaccaccaggatcaaggacagttattacccca
Protein-coding sequences here:
- the LOC132380400 gene encoding CD276 antigen-like encodes the protein MIYILSFLVGIGFSFASVEFRVCTPETPVTAVYGQYTVLTCSFPVNAEIGLDELVINWQRVGTEEVVYSYYYGKEQLNRQSPQYSGRTSLFPEDIKNGNASLQLDLVRPEDAGQYLCYVGSLKASGQGIVSLIFAAYYEEPNLFIRLTPSAMVFMFKSRGYPAATVSWYDNERENISSQSETLYQQDANGLYLLQSVLRVSDVNKSSGYMFILRNEVLHQSVSRTFDLSIEMKTEDVPTRNKWMLTLAFTTLEFGIILILAKAVWRRRVSGQDTEL